One genomic region from Cellulomonas hominis encodes:
- a CDS encoding TetR/AcrR family transcriptional regulator, translating to MARTEHDPGPDDSIGAATRALAEATATLTRLLGKQAQTVVPEVSDALAAGLREAARGLADASENVARHGGERSAREKRREKVDRTRADLLDAAVRVIAAKGYEGASVGDIAAEAGYTKGALYAHFGSKRGVLLALARERLGIAMDAPDLDLPGLAGDRLDTAVLAAWMRSMQDDPNLLLQLEFLTYGIRNPGDADELRELHVRSFEVACRQVARLRVARRRAAGADPGPAEPTQEDRDAALGVISVLNVATLEGRLTGSVHLSPEAGARVIARLLTY from the coding sequence ATGGCGCGCACCGAGCACGACCCCGGACCCGACGACTCGATCGGCGCCGCCACGCGCGCGCTCGCCGAGGCCACCGCCACGCTCACCCGCCTGCTCGGCAAGCAGGCGCAGACCGTCGTCCCCGAGGTCAGCGACGCGCTCGCCGCCGGCCTGCGCGAGGCGGCCCGCGGCCTGGCCGACGCGTCCGAGAACGTCGCCCGGCACGGCGGCGAGCGCAGCGCCCGGGAGAAGCGCCGGGAGAAGGTGGACCGCACGCGCGCCGACCTGCTCGACGCCGCCGTCCGCGTGATCGCCGCCAAGGGCTACGAGGGGGCGTCCGTCGGCGACATCGCCGCGGAGGCCGGCTACACCAAGGGCGCCCTGTACGCGCACTTCGGCTCCAAGCGCGGGGTGCTGCTCGCGCTGGCCCGGGAGCGGCTCGGCATCGCCATGGACGCGCCCGACCTCGACCTGCCCGGCCTCGCGGGGGACCGGCTCGACACCGCCGTCCTCGCCGCGTGGATGCGGTCCATGCAGGACGACCCGAACCTGCTGCTCCAGCTCGAGTTCCTCACCTACGGCATCCGGAACCCCGGCGACGCCGACGAGCTCCGCGAGCTGCACGTGCGGTCGTTCGAGGTGGCGTGCCGGCAGGTCGCCCGGCTGCGGGTCGCCCGCCGCCGCGCCGCCGGGGCCGACCCCGGGCCTGCCGAGCCCACGCAGGAGGACCGGGACGCCGCGCTCGGGGTCATCAGCGTGCTCAACGTCGCCACCCTGGAGGGCAGGCTGACCGGGTCGGTGCACCTGTCACCCGAGGCGGGCGCGCGGGTGATCGCGCGGCTGCTGACGTACTGA
- a CDS encoding type IV toxin-antitoxin system AbiEi family antitoxin domain-containing protein, which produces MPSASTRVLAVVSELAAGQWGLLTTAQAERAGVTRLQLARLAGADVLERVDRGVYAVAGIPAEHRGVRAAWLALDPARSAEERLADPVGAGVASHTSAAALHRLGDLLDDEPELTLPHRKQSRRGIRLHRLALAAADVTLVDGLPVTTEERTVADLLRDGHDPDHVAQIVGQGARRGVIDLDDLAERLEPLARRYAQPDGVALVEHLLDLVGLSTAALARELAASAAGQELVAAGRVAALGELWASLVSQTDTAAPTPFADAMRAAQLRSALDSTALRQAIALAASPAVTAAQRWVTSEEGRRTLQAADDLAARVRRQGDA; this is translated from the coding sequence ATGCCGTCCGCCAGCACGCGCGTCCTCGCCGTCGTGTCCGAGCTCGCAGCGGGCCAGTGGGGGCTGCTGACGACCGCCCAAGCCGAACGAGCAGGCGTCACGCGCCTGCAGCTCGCGCGACTGGCGGGCGCCGACGTGCTCGAGCGCGTGGACCGGGGCGTGTACGCCGTCGCGGGAATCCCCGCCGAGCATCGCGGCGTGCGTGCCGCGTGGCTGGCCCTCGACCCGGCTCGCAGCGCGGAGGAGCGCCTGGCGGATCCTGTTGGCGCCGGCGTCGCCTCCCACACGTCCGCCGCTGCGCTGCACCGCCTCGGTGATCTGCTCGACGACGAGCCCGAGCTCACGCTTCCCCATCGCAAGCAGAGTCGCCGTGGCATCCGGCTGCACCGTCTCGCCCTCGCCGCCGCCGACGTCACCCTCGTGGACGGCCTGCCCGTCACCACGGAGGAGCGGACCGTCGCCGACCTCCTGCGCGACGGCCACGACCCGGACCATGTCGCGCAGATCGTCGGGCAGGGAGCGCGCAGGGGCGTGATCGACCTCGACGACCTCGCGGAGCGGCTCGAGCCGCTCGCGCGCCGGTACGCGCAACCCGATGGGGTGGCCCTCGTCGAGCACCTGCTCGACCTCGTGGGCCTCAGCACCGCGGCTCTCGCTCGTGAGCTCGCTGCCAGCGCCGCCGGGCAGGAGCTCGTCGCCGCCGGACGCGTCGCGGCGCTCGGGGAGCTGTGGGCGTCGCTCGTGTCGCAGACCGACACCGCGGCACCGACGCCGTTCGCCGACGCGATGCGCGCCGCGCAGCTGCGGTCTGCGCTCGACTCCACCGCTCTCCGTCAGGCCATCGCCCTGGCGGCATCGCCGGCGGTCACGGCCGCCCAGCGGTGGGTGACGTCCGAGGAGGGCAGGCGGACCCTGCAGGCGGCGGACGACCTCGCAGCGCGCGTCCGACGTCAGGGCGACGCGTGA
- a CDS encoding GNAT family N-acetyltransferase has translation MRLRPVTSDDTDLLVSLVAEAVNWTGEERARPADVLADPHLARYAAGWGREGDAGVVAVEDDATPLGAAWLRLLTGDDRGWGYVADDVPELSLAVLPAGRGRGVGSALLDGCQDLARAAGTRAVSLSVEDGNDGARGMYERRGFRLVGRVGGSDTLLLDLR, from the coding sequence ATGCGCCTGCGCCCTGTGACCTCGGACGACACCGACCTGCTCGTCTCGCTCGTCGCCGAGGCGGTCAACTGGACCGGCGAGGAGCGGGCGCGCCCCGCGGACGTCCTCGCCGACCCGCACCTGGCCCGGTACGCCGCCGGCTGGGGTCGGGAGGGTGACGCCGGCGTGGTGGCCGTCGAGGACGACGCCACGCCCCTCGGCGCCGCGTGGCTCCGCCTGCTGACCGGCGACGACCGCGGCTGGGGGTACGTCGCCGACGACGTGCCGGAGCTGAGCCTCGCGGTGCTGCCCGCCGGGCGCGGCCGCGGGGTGGGGTCGGCGCTGCTGGACGGGTGCCAGGACCTGGCGCGCGCCGCCGGGACCCGCGCGGTCAGCCTGTCCGTCGAGGACGGCAACGACGGCGCCCGCGGCATGTACGAGCGGCGGGGCTTCCGCCTGGTCGGTCGGGTCGGCGGGTCGGACACGCTGCTGCTCGACCTGCGCTGA
- a CDS encoding DUF6328 family protein, which translates to MADDAAQPDADPRDGRNETATERMDRNWNELLQELRVAQTGVQILTGFLLTVPFQQRFLDLDQYQKTCYLVLVVLAVAATGFIVAPVSLHRILFRRHLKRELVESADTLAQTGLALLALVLAGSALLLFDVVVGRTAGWVAGVAVLVGLAVVWVAVPLRLSNRARRE; encoded by the coding sequence ATGGCCGACGACGCCGCGCAGCCCGACGCCGACCCCCGCGACGGCCGGAACGAGACCGCGACCGAGCGGATGGACCGGAACTGGAACGAGCTGCTCCAGGAGCTCCGGGTCGCGCAGACCGGCGTGCAGATCCTCACCGGCTTCCTGCTGACGGTGCCGTTCCAGCAGCGGTTCCTCGACCTCGACCAGTACCAGAAGACCTGCTACCTGGTGCTCGTGGTGCTGGCGGTGGCGGCGACGGGGTTCATCGTCGCGCCGGTCTCGCTGCACCGGATCCTGTTCCGGCGGCACCTCAAGCGGGAGCTCGTGGAGTCGGCGGACACGCTCGCGCAGACCGGGCTGGCGCTGCTCGCGCTGGTGCTGGCGGGGTCGGCGCTGCTGCTGTTCGACGTCGTGGTCGGGCGGACGGCCGGCTGGGTCGCGGGCGTGGCGGTGCTGGTCGGGCTGGCGGTCGTCTGGGTCGCCGTCCCGCTGCGCCTGTCCAACCGGGCCCGGCGGGAGTAA